The genomic DNA CACCACCGCCGCTTCGCCCGCCCGCCCGCGGTTGCTACGGTGCCTAGCGTGACCACGCCGACCGACGAGAACGGCCACGCGAGCCTGCCCGGCCAGCACGGCCCCACCGCCACCACCGAGATAGACCCGCGCGCCGCCGGCGTCGTACGCACCTCCTACGCGCCCGACCCCGACGGCGACCCGGATCCCGGCGAGATCGTCTGGACCTGGGTCCCGTACGAGGAGAACGACGGCCGCGGCAAGGACCGCCCCGTCCTCGTCGTCGCCCGCGAGACCGCCGGTACGGTCCTCGCCGTCCAACTGTCCAGCAGGCGCCGCGACGACGACCACGACTGGGTGCGCATCGGTGCCGGCCCCTGGGACCGCGAGGGCCGCGAGTCGTGGGTCGACCTGGACCGCGTGCTGCGCCTCCACGACGGCGGCATGCGCCGCGAGGCGTGCTCGCTGGACCGCCAGCGGTTCCACCTCGTCGAGCACCGCCTGCGGCTGCGCTACGGCTGGCGCTGAGCCCCGGCTACGTGCGGGAAGACACGGCCCTCACAGTGCCGTCAGCACCCGCGGCCCGTCGTCCGTCACCGCGATCGTGTGCTCGATGTGCGCCGCCCTGCTGCCGTCCGTCGTCCGGAGCGTCCAGCCGTCGCCGTCGACCCCGTAGTCGTCGGAGCCGCCCGACAGCAGCATCGGCTCGATGGCCAGCGTCAGCCCGTGCCGCAGCTTGAAACCGCGGCCCGCGCGCCCGCGGTTGGGCACATGCGGGTCCTCGTGCATCCGCCGCCCGATGCCGTGCCCGCCGAAGTCCGCCGGCATCCCGCAGCCCGCCTCCGCGGCCACGCGCCCCACGGCCGCCGAGATGTCGCCCAGCCGCCCGCCCGCGACGGCGGCTGCGATCCCGGCGTCGATCGCGCGCTGCGTGGCGGCGATCAGCGCGGTGTCCTCGGGGCGCGGCGTGCCCACGGTGAAGCTGATCGCCGCGTCGCCCGTCCAGCCGTCCAGCTCCGCGCCGAAGTCGAGGGACACGAGGTCGCCGTCGCGCAGCCGGTATGCGGTGGGGATGCCGTGCACGATCGCGTCGTTGACGGAGGTGCAGAGGACTGCGGGGAAGGGCGTGGAGGCGAACGACGGCCGGTAGCCGAGGAACGGCGAGCCCGCCCCCGCCTTGTCCAGCACCTCCCGCGCGACCTCGTCCAGCTCCAGCAGGCTGACGCCGACACCGGCCGCGTCCCGCGCGGCGGCGAGGGCCTGGGCGACGATGCGGCCGGCCTCCCGCATGGCGTCCAGCGCGGCGTCGTTCTTGATTTCGACCATGATGTGGCTCTCCCTCGGCCTCCCAATTACTATACCGGTATTAGTATCACGCTCATGGTTCGTACTCCACTGACCCCCGAGGAGCGCCACCGCGGCGAGCGCTTCGGCGCCCTGCTGCGCGCCGCCCGAGGCGAGCGCAGCATGACCGACGTCGCCGCGGCGGCCGGCATCTCCGCCGAGACGCTCCGCAAGATCGAGACAGGCCGCGCCCCCACCCCGGCGTTCTTCACGATCGCCGCCCTGGCCACCGCGCTCGGCGTCTCCCTCGACGCCCTGGCCGACACCTGCGCCGTGCCCGAGCCTGAAGCCCCCGCGGACAGCGCCGTTCACGCGGCGTAGCGCCCACGGGTCAACTCCCGGCCCCGGGCCCCGCCCGACCCGGTGAGTCCGCCGCCGGAACGCCGTAGCGGGGCGCGGCGGCGGGCATGGCGCACCCATGACGTACGCGAACGGCACCCGCGAGACCTCCGGCGGCTGGGAGGCGCGCTACCGCGCCGCCCTGGAGCGGGGCGCAGGACGCGGCGAGGCGCTGCTGACGGGGGTGGCGGCGCTGGCGCTGTACGGGTTCCGCAGCGTGCCCGCCGCCGCGGACGTGCGCGTGGTCGACGTACTCGTACCGCCCCGCCGCCGCTTCACCGCGCCGCCCGGGGTCCGCGTCCACCACGCGCTACGCCGCCTGCCCCCGCCCGTCCGCCTGGCACCCGGACTCCCCGCCGCCCCGCCGGTCCGCGCCGCGGCCGACGCCCTGCGCGACGTACTCGACCACGACAGGACCGCCGCCCTGTTCCGCGAACTGCTCGACGCCCGCGCCACCCCGCCCGCCACCGTCGCCACCGCGCTCCGCGCCGCCGGCCTGCACACCCGCCCCGACGTCGCCGCCTTGCTCGCCGCCCTCGGGCCCGCCGCCCGCACACCTGCCGAGACCCGCGCCCGCACCCTGCTCCGCACCGCGGAACTCCCGCCCCCGCTCTGGCACATCCCTCTGCACCTCGACGGCTACTGGCTCACCACCCCGCACGCCCACTGGCCCCGCACCGGCGTCCTCCTCCACCTCACCGAGCCGCCGTACCGCCACGACGACGGCACCGTGGAACACCACAACGCCCTCGAATCCCTGGGCCTGCACCTCGTCCACACGACACCGCGCCAGTTGTTCCGCGAACCGGACGCCTTCACCGCCGCCGTCCGCGACGCCCTCGCCGCCGGCCCGCACGGCCCGGGGCGGGACCGGCTGCGCGCGCGCCCGCGCCGCAGGCGCGTGTGCTGACGTGCGGAGTCCCCGGACCCACCACCGCGCGCCGCTACGCCCCTTGCCCCGGCCGTCCGCCCGGTGTACGGACCGCCGTTGCCGCCGTGGCGCAGCCCGCCGCCGCGGCCGCCTGCGGGTCGCTGCCGGACTGCACGGCCGCCAGATAGGCGCCCGTGAAGGCGTCGCCCGCGCCCGTGGAGTCGAGAGGGATGACGGGGGTCGCGGGGAGGTGCACCGCGGGAGCGCCGGGGGTGGCGAGGTGCGCGCCGTCGCCGGCGGCGGTGACCACGGCGGTGGCGTCGAGCGCGGTGGCCAGGGCAGCCGCCGCGGCGGCCGGGGAGGGGAGGCCGGAGAGCAGCGCGGCCTCCGCGGAGTTGGGGAACAGGGTGTCGGCGTCGGCGACCGCGGCGAGGAAGGCCCGTACCCCCGACTTCGCGAGGAAGCCGGCCGACGCGGGATCCACGCTGACCGTCGCCCCGCGTGCGTGTGCCTCGGCGGTGGCGAGCGCGGCGAGGGCGCGGCCGGGGCCGGTGAAGAAGAGGTAGCCGGAGAGGTGGACGTGGGTGACGCCGGTCAGCAGCCCCGGCGCCCAGTCGTCCGGGCCCAGCCGGAACGACGCGCCGTTGTCCGCCAGGAACGACCGCTCGCCGCCGCCGTCGACCAGGGCGACGACCTTGCCGGTGGGCGCCTCGGGGTCGACCCGGACGTGGGCGTCGACCCCGGCGCGTACGAGTGCGGCGCGATGCCAGTCGGCGGAGTCCCGGCCTGCGCGCGCCAGCAGACGCACCCGCGCGCCACAATGCGCCGCCCACGCGGCGACGTTCGCGCCGGCGCCGCCGGGCAGGATCGCGATGTCGGCCGGTGTGTCGGTGCCGGGGGCGAGTGGGGCGGCGTGGCGGGCGACGACGTCGGTGACGACGTCACCGATCACGAGCAGCACCCCGCGACGAGCACCGTCCCCGCAGGGTCCCGTTCGCCCGTCTGCCCGCGGCCCGGCGCGTCCGGATGTCCGCGGTCCCGTAGGCCGGTGCGTCCCCGACTCCGTACGACCGTCCGCCCCCGTGCCCCCGCTCACACCCGCCCCCTCAGGCCCCGCCCGCCACCGCGACCTCCGCCGCCAGCCGCACGTTCCCCCGCACCGCCGCGAGGTTCGCCTCCAGCGACGCTCCCCGCGTGTGTTCCGTGAGATACCCCAGCAGGAACGGCGTGATCGCCTGTCCGCTCACCCCCTGCCGCCCCGCCTCCCGCAGCGCGTCCGCCAGCACCGCGTCGTGCACAGCCGGGTCCAACTGCTCGGCAGCCGGCACCGGGTTGGCCACGATCACCGCCGACGGCGGCACGTCCAGCTCCCGCTGGGCGCGCAGCACCGCCGCGACCTCCGCGGGCGTACGGACCGTCCACTCCACCGGCTCCCCGGACGTCCGCAGGTAGAACCCCGGGAACTCCGCCGTCCCGTAGCCGAGGACCGTCACGCCCAGCGTTTCCAGGCGCTGCAGCGTCGCCGGCACGTCCAGGATCGACTTCACCCCCGCGCACACCACCGCGATCCGCGTCCCGGCCAGCAGCCGCAGGTCGGCCGACTCGTCCTGCGACT from Streptomyces sp. CMB-StM0423 includes the following:
- a CDS encoding type II toxin-antitoxin system PemK/MazF family toxin, with translation MTTPTDENGHASLPGQHGPTATTEIDPRAAGVVRTSYAPDPDGDPDPGEIVWTWVPYEENDGRGKDRPVLVVARETAGTVLAVQLSSRRRDDDHDWVRIGAGPWDREGRESWVDLDRVLRLHDGGMRREACSLDRQRFHLVEHRLRLRYGWR
- the map gene encoding type I methionyl aminopeptidase; this translates as MVEIKNDAALDAMREAGRIVAQALAAARDAAGVGVSLLELDEVAREVLDKAGAGSPFLGYRPSFASTPFPAVLCTSVNDAIVHGIPTAYRLRDGDLVSLDFGAELDGWTGDAAISFTVGTPRPEDTALIAATQRAIDAGIAAAVAGGRLGDISAAVGRVAAEAGCGMPADFGGHGIGRRMHEDPHVPNRGRAGRGFKLRHGLTLAIEPMLLSGGSDDYGVDGDGWTLRTTDGSRAAHIEHTIAVTDDGPRVLTAL
- a CDS encoding helix-turn-helix domain-containing protein, yielding MVRTPLTPEERHRGERFGALLRAARGERSMTDVAAAAGISAETLRKIETGRAPTPAFFTIAALATALGVSLDALADTCAVPEPEAPADSAVHAA
- a CDS encoding carbohydrate kinase family protein, yielding MLLVIGDVVTDVVARHAAPLAPGTDTPADIAILPGGAGANVAAWAAHCGARVRLLARAGRDSADWHRAALVRAGVDAHVRVDPEAPTGKVVALVDGGGERSFLADNGASFRLGPDDWAPGLLTGVTHVHLSGYLFFTGPGRALAALATAEAHARGATVSVDPASAGFLAKSGVRAFLAAVADADTLFPNSAEAALLSGLPSPAAAAAALATALDATAVVTAAGDGAHLATPGAPAVHLPATPVIPLDSTGAGDAFTGAYLAAVQSGSDPQAAAAAGCATAATAVRTPGGRPGQGA
- a CDS encoding pseudouridine-5'-phosphate glycosidase gives rise to the protein MHLTDEVRAALADRRPVVALESTIIAHGLPRPRNLQVAAELEDIVRSAGAVPATIAVLDGTPHVGLGRAQLERIASDDTVRKLTVRDLAPAAALGASGATTVAATAFLAARTGIGVFATGGLGGVHREWTQSQDESADLRLLAGTRIAVVCAGVKSILDVPATLQRLETLGVTVLGYGTAEFPGFYLRTSGEPVEWTVRTPAEVAAVLRAQRELDVPPSAVIVANPVPAAEQLDPAVHDAVLADALREAGRQGVSGQAITPFLLGYLTEHTRGASLEANLAAVRGNVRLAAEVAVAGGA